In Desulfobacterales bacterium, the DNA window ATCTCTCACCTTCGGCGAATATACACGCAGAAGCGTGCATGTTTCCGTCCGATCAGGGGCCTAAGCGGATGGAACCCGGTCCGGCGTGGATAAGACTTTTTGAATCGCCGTAGTTCCCGCCTTTGGAATTCGAATGCGAAATGTGGCACCTCGTCCCTTTGACGAAATGACGGTGATGGTGCCGCCATGCTGAGTAATGATGTTGCTGGTGATAAACAAGCCAAAGCCGGTACCCTTGCTTCCCTTGGATGAAAAGAAAAGATCAAAGATTTTTTCACGGGTTTCGCTAGTCATGCCGATACCGGTATCCTGAATTTCCATAATCAGAGTTGCATGTTGCTCCTTCACCCGGAAAATGATTTGGTGGAAGGGTTTGGATGTATCCGATACGCAGGCATCCACGGCATTATCGAAAATATTGATAAGCGCCGTTCGCAAAAAATCCGGATCAAGCGGAAAGGTGTCGGGCGCGCCTTCAAACTCCCGAATCAAGGAAATATTTTTCCCTTTAATTTTGGGCACAATTCCGTCAGCCACATCCTCAATAAAAAGGGGAATGTCCACAATCGTGGATTTTAACTCCCTGTCCTTGACGTAAAATAAAATGTCCAACATTAATTTTTTAATATGTGCCGCCGTTGATTTAACGATATTCAGGCCCTCTTTGCTCTGTTCGGGCCTCGCTTTGGTCAAGCCCGAATCGAGCATGTAAAGGCCGGCATCCATATTGGTCAAAAGCCCCTTCACCCCGTGTGAAATGGAACCGATCATTAGTCCGAGTGATGAGAGCCGGTCCTGAAGTTCAATCTTCTCCCGCACCAGAGCTTCAAGGCTCTCGGTGTATTGTGTTAAGGTTCGTTTGATCAGAATCTTGTCTTGAACGCGTTTCAGGGCTATTTTTAACGCTTCTGTATTGACCGGTTTTGTGACGAAATCCGCAGCTTCATGTTTGAGGCTCTCAATGGCCAGATCCATATCCCCATGCCCTGTGATCATGATCACTTCCGCGTCCGGATTTTCATGTTTCACCGATTTGAGCAGCTCAATGCCGTCCATTCCCGGCATTTTGATATCCGTTAGAACCATAGGCGGCATTTTTTTCTTATACAGCGCAAGTGCTTCACGCCCGTTTTTCGCGCTAAGAACCGTG includes these proteins:
- a CDS encoding hybrid sensor histidine kinase/response regulator → MTTPPNEKWQLLLVDDEEDIRDVLTIVLSDCGYTVLSAKNGREALALYKKKMPPMVLTDIKMPGMDGIELLKSVKHENPDAEVIMITGHGDMDLAIESLKHEAADFVTKPVNTEALKIALKRVQDKILIKRTLTQYTESLEALVREKIELQDRLSSLGLMIGSISHGVKGLLTNMDAGLYMLDSGLTKARPEQSKEGLNIVKSTAAHIKKLMLDILFYVKDRELKSTIVDIPLFIEDVADGIVPKIKGKNISLIREFEGAPDTFPLDPDFLRTALINIFDNAVDACVSDTSKPFHQIIFRVKEQHATLIMEIQDTGIGMTSETREKIFDLFFSSKGSKGTGFGLFITSNIITQHGGTITVISSKGRGATFRIRIPKAGTTAIQKVLSTPDRVPSA